In Myxocyprinus asiaticus isolate MX2 ecotype Aquarium Trade chromosome 3, UBuf_Myxa_2, whole genome shotgun sequence, the following proteins share a genomic window:
- the LOC127417659 gene encoding nucleus accumbens-associated protein 2, translated as MMSQLLHMEIPNFGSTVLDSLNEQRLLGQHCDVAIMVNGQAFKAHRAVLAASSLYFRDLFSGSTQTLFELPSSVTPSCFRQILSFCYTGRMTVSASDQLMVMYTAGYLQIQNIVERGLDLMFKASAPYCDSQTSATDDPPSPNNNNSSLLLGDQHTTVCKIKEEKLETPVCAPSAEQKQAEEDRGTSGRSLRNSTLFYTCGVGNGVIPVMHPYEHSTRDHASPGASSLPTTDSPTSHQNEEEDFEDDSYDSLTNGKIYGGSASLYCIQEKMKMSSLPLSLDNRFCVLLGGDREALPAGLISQIGYRCHPALYTEGDPGERLEVIGGSGVFMTRGQLMNCHLCAGVKHKVLLRRLLAAFFDRNTLADSCGTGIRSSNCDPNRKPLDSRILNTVKLYCQNFAPNFKESEMNVIAADMCTNARRVRKRWLPKIKSMLPEAIEVYRGTAVLSQVEGATQPGGGFPFESEFKHLAASNLTLEQHLYEDCRETLRNGSHFTGVSMDERSKGEATKPEPVRASESDNPQDVERLPESPERAASVLAINPASKKGEKDWAASSPRTQREEQNRQRPLKEDQ; from the exons ATGATGTCACAGCTCTTGCATATGGAGATCCCAAACTTTGGCAGCACGGTTCTGGACAGCCTCAATGAACAGCGGTTGCTGGGCCAGCACTGCGATGTGGCCATCATGGTCAATGGACAGGCCTTTAAGGCCCACCGCGCTGTGCTGGCGGCCAGCAGCCTGTACTTCCGTGATCTGTTTAGCGGTAGCACCCAGACTCTCTTTGAGCTGCCCTCGTCGGTGACCCCATCCTGTTTTCGGCAGATCCTCTCATTCTGCTACACAGGCAGGATGACAGTGAGTGCCAGCGATCAGCTGATGGTCATGTACACTGCAGGCTACCTTCAGATCCAGAACATTGTGGAACGAGGATTGGACCTCATGTTCAAGGCCAGCGCTCCGTATTGTGACTCCCAGACATCTGCCACAGACGATCCCCCCAGCCCAAACAACAACAACTCCTCCCTGTTGCTAGGCGACCAGCACACAACTGTCTGCAAGATCAAGGAAGAGAAGCTGGAGACCCCGGTGTGTGCTCCGAGCGCAGAGCAAAAGCAGGCTGAGGAGGATAGGGGCACTAGTGGTAGATCTTTAAGGAACAGCACTCTTTTCTACACCTGTGGAGTAGGGAATGGGGTAATACCTGTGATGCATCCTTATGAGCACTCTACCAGGGATCACGCCAGCCCTGGAGCCTCAAGCCTCCCAACCACAGACAGCCCAACGTCACACCAAAATGAGGAGGAGGATTTCGAAGATGACTCATACGATAGCCTAACAAATGGAAAGATCTATGGGGGCTCTGCCAGTCTCTATTGCA TACAAGAGAAGATGAAGATGTCCTCCCTGCCTCTGTCCTTGGACAACCGATTCTGTGTGCTGCTGGGAGGAGACAGAGAGGCTCTGCCCGCTGGTCTCATCAGCCAGATCGGCTACCgttgccaccctgctctctacaCAGAGGGCGACCCTGGAGAGAGGCTGGAGGTGATTGGAG GATCTGGTGTCTTCATGACGCGTGGGCAGCTGATGAACTGTCACCTCTGCGCTGGGGTCAAACACAAAGTCCTACTGAGACGCCTCCTAGCTGCTTTTTTTGACAG GAACACACTGGCTGACAGCTGTGGGACTGGAATCCGGTCTTCTAACTGTGATCCAAATCGCAAACCACTGGACAGCCGCATACTCAACACGGTTAAAC TCTACTGTCAGAACTTTGCACCTAACTTCAAAGAGAGTGAAATGAACGTGATTGCCGCAGACATGTGCACCAATGCCCGGAGAGTTCGTAAACGCTGGCTCCCTAAGATCAAGTCCATGCTCCCAGAGGCCATCGAGGTGTACAGGGGGACTGCAGTCCTAAGCCAGGTGGAGGGAGCCACCCAGCCAGGTGGTGGCTTTCCCTTTGAGTCAGAGTTCAAacacctggcagcatcaaatctgacTCTGGAACAGCATCTCTATGAAGACTGCAGAGAGACACTGAGGAATGGCTCTCACTTCACAGGAGTCAGTATGGATGAGAGGTCAAAAGGTGAAGCAACTAAGCCTGAGCCAGTGCGAGCCAGCGAGTCAGACAACCCACAGGACGTTGAGAGGCTTCCGGAGAGTCCAGAGAGAGCGGCCAGTGTGCTCGCCATTAACCCAGCCAGCAAGAAAGGAGAAAAAGATTGGGCGGCCAGCAGCCCCAGAACACAGAGAGAGGAACAGAACAGACAGAGACCACTTAAAGAGGATCAGTGA
- the qsox2 gene encoding sulfhydryl oxidase 2: MAFPSSPPMAVVFYLKIIIFMALLFGDGQSARLYTEEDPVVILTSDTLKPSVFNSSTAWIVQFYSSWCGHCIQYSPTWKALAGDVKDWGQAIRIGVLDCAHEKNFDICKEFGIHFYPTFRYFKAHDTTNDFGKTYRGADRELQTVRQLIVNFLQNHTRHNWPVSCPPLDPARAEDILSLMGKKTEHYTAVIVEDRDSYVGREVILDLMPYEGVTVKRALSSDKLLMGKLGISSVPSAYLIHHNGTHTVMNVQKRLRFFFSSFLKLLPGVHRKQSTSSLQHPQPGSNGQGNQVKWKDFEKSKVYMADLESGLHYLLRVELATHKTLEGEELKTFKDFVTVVAKLFPGRQSVVKLLETLLEWLVSLPLEKIPFDAILDLVNNKMRISGLYLSEQVQWVGCQGSSVALRGYPCSLWTLFHVLTVQAANRPDALANTGFEDDPLAVLQTMRRYIGTFFGCQECGKHFEEMAQESLNQVKSVDEAVLWLWRKHNQVNTRLTGSMSEDPMFPKTQWPTPDLCPTCHEEQEGLHVWNEQMVLAFLKQHYGASNISPKYTSSSQPEPGPPALDKPKAITDSKIHLNQNVKPSPESVPKHLKRTDTDGEKGTGVQIEPRPGMTFLGLGFSSVDMSLCVLLYSLSCVFLMVMFFFFRVRSKRWKARSFRPYV; the protein is encoded by the exons ATGGCATTTCCTTCATCACCTCCAATGGCAGTTGTGTTTTacctgaaaataattatttttatggcGCTGCTATTTGGTGATGGTCAGTCCGCTCGGTTATACACAGAAGAGGATCCAGTGGTTATCTTGACCAGCGATACCCTGAAGCCGTCCGTGTTCAACTCGTCCACCGCCTGGATCGTTCAGTTCTACTCGTCCTGGTGTGGACACTGTATCCAATACTCACCTACATGGAAAGCACTGGCAGGCGACGTGAAGG ACTGGGGACAGGCCATTCGTATTGGAGTTCTGGACTGTGCTCATGAGAAGAACTTTGACATTTGTAAGGAGTTCGGAATCCACTTCTACCCCACCTTCAGG TATTTCAAGGCACATGACACCACAAATGATTTTGGGAAGACATATCGAG GGGCTGACAGAGAGCTGCAGACAGTGAGGCAGCTGATTGTGAACTTCCTCCAAAACCACACAAGACACAACTGGCCTGTTAGCTGCCCTCCCCTGGACCCTGCCAG GGCTGAGGACATACTGTCCTTAATGGGGAAGAAGACAGAGCACTACACTGCCGTAATAGTTGAAGATAGAGACTCCTATGTAGGCAGAGAG gtAATTTTGGACCTAATGCCATATGAGGGTGTGACAGTGAAGAGAGCTCTGAGCTCAGACAAGCTTCTAATGGGGAAACTAGGGATAAGTTCAGTTCCATCAGCGTATCTCATCCACCATAATGGCACACACACTGTCATGAATGT TCAAAAGAGGCTACGCTTCTTCTTCTCTTCCTTTCTGAAACTCCTCCCTGGAGTGCACAGGAAACAGTCCACCTCATCCCTGCAGCATCCTCAGCCTGGGAGTAATGGACAAGGAAACCAAGTGAAGTGGAAAGACTTTGAAAA GTCTAAGGTGTACATGGCCGATCTGGAGTCTGGCTTACATTACCTGTTGAGGGTCGAACTGGCCACTCACAAGACCTTAGAAGGAGAAGAATTAAAAACTTTCAAGGATTTTGTAACAGTTGTTGCCAAG CTATTTCCTGGTCGCCAATCAGTGGTGAAACTTCTTGAGACTTTACTAGAATGGCTAGTCAGTTTGCCTTTGGAGAAGATCCCCTTTGATGCTATCTTGGACCTGGTCAACAACAAGATGAGG ATCTCAGGGCTGTACCTGAGTGAGCAAGTGCAGTGGGTTGGATGCCAGGGCAGTAGTGTGGCACTGAGAGGATATCCCTGCTCCCTCTGGACTCTGTTTCATGTTCTGACTGTCCAGGCTGCCAACCGACCTGATGCTCTAGCTAACACTG GGTTTGAAGATGATCCCTTGGCAGTACTTCAAACTATGCGCCGTTACATCGGGACCTTTTTTGGTTGCCAGGAGTGTGGGAAGCACTTTGAAGAGATGGCACAGGAGTCTCTGAACCAGGTCAAATCAGTGGATGAGGCAGTACTGTGGCTGTGGAGAAAGCACAATCAGGTTAACACAAGACTGACAG GATCAATGAGTGAGGACCCCATGTTTCCTAAGACTCAATGGCCCACTCCTGATCTCTGTCCGACATGCCATGAGGAGCAAGAAGGCCTTCATGTCTGGAATGAACAGATGGTACTTGCTTTCCTCAAACAGCACTATGGTGCTTCAAACATTTCCCCAAAATACACCAGCAGCAGCCAACCAGAGCCAGGCCCTCCGGCCCTTGATAAACCCAAAGCTATTACTGACAGCAAAATTCACCTTAACCAAAATGTAAAGCCATCTCCTGAGAGTGTTCCTAAACATCTGAAGAGGACTGACACAGATGGTGAGAAAGGGACAGGTGTCCAGATAGAACCCAGGCCAGGCATGACATTTCTGGGTCTGGGGTTCTCCAGCGTGGACATGAGTCTTTGCGTGCTGCTGTACTCCCTCTCCTGCGTGTTCCTCATGGTCATGTTCTTCTTCTTTCGTGTTCGATCAAAGAGGTGGAAGGCCAGAAGCTTCAGGCCTTATGTATAG